The DNA segment AAAGTAGGTGTGGCACCAACTGCCCAGCCGGCATATCGGCCATCTCGTGTAAATACATCGCATGCCGAACCTCACTATCAGGAGAATCAAGCACATGGAGTGAATATTGAAACGGTACTTGTTCATACGGTTTCACGCCATCATAAGGAGGCACAACACCAGCTGCTGTTTCGTAATCGAGAAAATACAGCGGGTACTCAAGCGTAGAGAGCCACTCGCGAATCTTTTGTTTATCGATGTTTATGCCGCCCGCTTTTGCTGCTTCGATGTGCGCGACAAGGGCTGGCCGCTCGACAAGGTGCGGTGGAATATCTGCGAGCTTTGAAATGCCCAATTCTTCACAAGTCGCAAGCAACGCCGGGCTAATAAGCACACTGCTGTAGATCGAGTCCTCACCGCTAGGCCAGAGTGTTTGATGGATCTCTAGCCAGCCTCTTAGACCTTGTCTACTCGCAAGCGACGGTGAAGGATCGGGCATTGTCGGACGGAGCACTGTGGCAAGCGCATGCGCAGCAGCGGTCGCAGTAGAGACCTCCAGCGCTCTCACTTTTTCGGTCACGTCAGTAACGCTACTTAGTTCCAGTGGATCAATATCACCATGACGCACAAAGGAAGGATTGACGTGAATCACCGATATATTTCGCGCCTCGTAACCGGCGCCTTCCAAGACAAACAACTGAAATGCTAGATCATAAAGGTGTTCGGGCTTGACGCGCGTGCTTGATTTTATCTCGTACAGATCAACAACATTCTGGTCAACGACATCAACAATATCACAAATGAACGTAAACGGACCATGCTCAAACCGACCCTGAAAAATCGTCCGTGCTCCACCATCTAGTGCCTCCCTGGTGCGCTCAGTAAGTGTACGATACGACGACCAGTTGCTAAACCCAAGGTCAACCGCGCCCGCAAAGCGCTGCTCAACAAGAGGCTCAAAAGCACTTCCCGCGTCGAATCGTTGTTGCTGCTGAGCGGTCAGAGGAGGCAGACGTTCCAGCTGATGCTTTTTGAGCCACAACCAAGCGGGATGCACACGAGACAACATATAATCGGACTTTGTGATGGACACCTCTGACATGCCCTCAGTATAGCAAATCTAGCAGGCAGCGATCAGCGCACTCACAGTAGCGTCGATTTTTTTGGAGACAGCTTCGTCATCCTGAACTGCTCCATCGACTGCGAGATCTTGCATAAATTGTAAGCCGGCTATTGGCTCAATAAGCTTCATGTGCAACACTTCATTCATCAACTCTAGATGTTGATAGGCATGCTTTGCAGCATAAAATCCGTAGCCGACAAATGCCACAGGCTTACCCTCCCACTCTTTATAAATCCAGTCGATCGCGTTTTTCTGAACACCACTTAGGCTATGGTTGTATTCTGGCGAAACCAATACCACGCCATCAGCTTCTTTTACCATCGTCGTCCACTGTAATACTGATTGATGTTCTGGACTAAATCCCTCCATAGAAGGTGGTAGGGCGCTGTCAAAAAAAGGTAACGCTAACTTACTGAGATCGGCGACAGATACTACTGCGTCTTTTTCTTGCAATTTCTTAACTACATACGGTACCACCTGTTGACCCGCGCTATTTGGTCGTACGCTCCCTGTTACAACGACTATTTTTACCATATATCCCCCTTCGCCTTACAATAGTTGATACATCGCCATCATTGCTATACTGTTCTTATGGCCTTTAATCATTATGCAAAGATTGCTCGAATCATCAATAGTCTCGCCTCATCATGGATCGTCGTACGCATTGACAAACCAACCACTGCAAAAAAATTCAATGGCGGGCAAGCATATTATGATCACTATTACAGAGTGTACGACGGTCAACACCGCCCCATACCCTATTGCAAATTTCAGCAACTAGAGCGCTTTGCCCGCGTTATGCAGCTCGACATTAATGAGATACCTGTAGTTGACGAAGGCGCTTTAACGGCGATCAAAATGAATAGGTCATCAGACGATTGACATCGTCAGTCTCATCGTGTTCTCTAAATCCGTTCGCTTCATAAAAACCGACAGCTTCTGGCAGTGACTCAAGTTTACAGATACTTGCCCCACTCGACTTCATATGATCAAGGATGAACCCGAGCATGTGTGTACCGACATGTTGACGCCGTACATCGGGGTCCACCGCCAAACCATGGAGCCAAGCTTCAGACTGTCCTCTGCCCCCAGTATAATAATTTGCCAAGCCTACTACTCTTTGCCCCATGATTCCGGCAACGGCAGCATTCCCATGACGGAAATGTCGTAGGATCTCATTTGCGTGTCGAAGCGACGGTAAACCCGGTCGAGGTACGCCATGTATTGCATCATACACTCTCAATCCCTCTCGTATGAAGTGAAAATCACCACTCGAAGGAAGTAGTGATCTTGGCACTACGATTGGTCTGATTTCGAGTGCGCGCAATTAAACCCGTTCCGCGGCAAGCTCATCTTTTGCACAACTGGCGATGTGATCCATGACGGGATTTATCGTTTGATCCGTAAGCGTCTTGTCATAACTGGTAAAAGTAATGTGGAGTGTTGTTGTCTTTTTGTCAGTATTGTCCTCTGCACTATAGACGGCAACCGGCTCAAGACGAATATCAATTCCCGCCATTTTCTCCGTTGCCGCACTCCAAACACAGTGAAATATTTTTTCATACGGCACCGAGAAAGCGGTTTTCAGGGAGATGTCTTGTGATGTTGATGGATAACGGGACAAAGGTTGATAGTTGTTACGCTTTAGCTCAACAGCATTGGCGATTCCTGCTAACTCTAGCGTCATTGCCGCAGTATAGTCTGGTAGTTTAAACGCCTTCCTCACCGACTGCTTTAGTTCACCTACTATGCCAATATATTCACCTTGCCTGCTCTCGATCCTCGCGCTACGAGCTGGGGCAAATACCGTCGCGGCATGTATGCCATCAGCATTGTCAATTGGTATTAGTTTGAGTGTAAGACCGAGGTCTTTTGCCAATTGAGAAACGAGTCGACGCATCATATAGTATGCCGCTCCCTGACGAGGCTTTTTGCTAGCATATACAGCATCTACAAACTCAGGCTCACTAGGAAGCCCATTATCGTCTGCCAGATGAGACACTTTGTCGTGGCCTTTACCAATTTCAAACAGCACAAACTCATCATAGCTATTTTTTATGTTGGCATGCACCTTGTCCAACAAGCTAGGCAGTACTGACAACCGATATAAATGGAGATCGGGGCTGATGGCGTTTCCAAGACGAAATGCTCGAGAGGCATCCTGCTCGGCTTTTTTCATAACTTGCTCGTGCACAAAACTGTATGTTAGTACTTCATTCGCTCCGGCGCGCGCCAGACTCTGACGAATACGCTGTTTGAGTACCCTATTTTTGTTGCGCGTGGCAACACCGCCAGCACGTTTGGGTAATTCGCGGGGCAAGGCATCAAAACCATACAACCGCCCAACTTCCTCTACAACATCCTCGGGAACCTCTATGTCCATTCGCCAGTAAGGCGGCAAAACGACAATAGCATCATCGCCATCATCTGACACCTCGTCATCACAGCGCATCTCAACATTTGAAAGAAGTGTCGTAATTTGCGGTTTAGCCAGTGAAAGTCCTAGGCGATTATTGATAAATGAGGGAGTAATAACTACCGCCTTGGACGGGGTGATGGTTTGGCCAGCATCAACTACTTCGGTTGCCTGAGCCCCACCTGCCACGTCGATTATGGACATCATCAGCAGGTTGAGCACATACGGATTTTGCTGTGGTGACTGACCTTTATTGAAGCGAGTCAGCGCGTCGGAAAAAACCCCATGTCGCATGCTCGACTTGCGGACCGTATACATATCAAAGGTGGCTACTTCAAGCACAATAGAAGTCGTCGTATCGCTCACTTCGCTATTGCTACCGCCCATGATACCCGCCAAACCGACAGGACCCTCTTGATCTGCAATGACAATATCATCGCTACCGAGCTCATACGTTTTTCCGTTGAGAAGCGTCACCTTCTCACCACTATTTGCCATGCGTGCGCTAAGCGCGTGACCTCGCAATTTATCATAGTCATATGCATGGGTGGGCTGAGCGGTAAGTAGCATGACATAATTTGTCACGTCAACAATATTGTTAATCGCCTTACTACCAAGTCGTATCAATTCGCACTGTAGCCAAAGCGGACTTGGTTTTACCTCGATACCACTAAACCCAACCGCCATAAAACGTGGTACTTGGGTGAGCGCTTGATTTGTGACTGTCAGCTCAAAGCTATTTGCTGATAAAAATGATGGAAGGGTCGTATACCACTCTGGGCTGTGAAACGGTTGCCCGGTGATCCCAGCAATTTCACGTGCCACACCCAACTGACCGAAACAATCAGGGCGATGAGTAAACATTTTATTCTCAATATCAATAATAGTGTCGTCTAACCCCATTGCCTCAGCAAAATCCTGACCAGTCGCAAGTCCTCTTGCGCCAATGTGCGGCGGCATGTCTTCTTCGCGAAGTTCAATAATTCCGTTGTGGTCACTATTGATAGCCAGCTCATCACCCGCTCCCAGCATTCCATTGCTCATGACGCCACGAATTTCTCGCGGCTCAAGTACAAAGGGTTTGGCATCGGCATAGCTAGCCGGGACAGTTGTGTGTGGCGGCAACCATACTGCCCACATATTGGCGTGAACATTCGGTGCACCGCATACGACCTGGACGTACCCATCAACATCGCGGTCAACATCACGTACTGATTGGCCATCATCGATTTTGCACACACTTAGTTTGTCGGCATTTGGATGCTTTTCGCAGGAAACTACTTTTACGATCGTAATATTTTTGTATCGTACGCCTAGTTCGGTCACTTCCTCAACGCCGCCAAGCTGATTGTTTATCGTCGCAACAAGTTCATCAACTAGTATGTTGATGGAAGTAAACTGTTTAATGAGGTTGAGGCTTACTTTCATTGGTATGCTCCTATAGCGATTGCGGCCACCAGTGGAAATGTCTTGTATTCCTGCTGGTGGCTTGCTGAGCCAAAATGACCGTCTTGTTTGATAATGAGTGTCCCTCCTAGTTTATCAAATGCCAACCGACCTTGGGTATCATCGCATTTCCACGGATCATTGGTGGAGTTAATCATATAGTAGTCTGCCAGTGGTGCCAGCTTCTGCCAATCATAGTGCGGCTGAAGAACTGGCTCACGACCCATATCAATTTCTGTATAGAAGCCGGCGATGAGCAGCGCGCGAGCAATTTTTTGACCTGATACTTCGAGGATACTGAGAATGAATGGCGCACCGGCAGAGTGTCCGATCAGAACTGTTTCTTCATTCAGATCAAGCGTCGGTAATACCTGACTTACCATCTCAGCAATCGGCTGCTGATTCATTTGCGGCAAATTGGGTACCGAGACGGTATAGCCCGCTTTTTCCATCTGTTGCTTTACCCACGGAAACCACTGGTCGTCAGGCGACTCACCAGTACCATGAAAAATAATTGCGTTTTTCACCCCACTATCTCCTCATCCGATACACCTTGCATAGCATCGTTAATCTTCTCACGATGACGATAAAACGCCAGCGGCAGCAACTCTTCGATACTGCGTACCTCAACAGAGCCATGGCTATCGACGATAATTCGTGCTTGCGGGACATAATCATGAAAAATCTGACGACATTTACCACACATATTGGCAACAACATACTCTCCGGCGGTATTGCGTCGCACCGCTACCACTGTTTGCACCGCATAATTTTCGCGGTTCATAGCATGCGTCAGTGCCGAAACTTCTGCACAAATTGAGCCAGAAAAATGATCAAAATTAAGTCCCATGATGATATGCCCATCAGCCATGCGCAGCGCTGCTGCAACTGTATGCAGCGGTTTGCGATACTTCTGTTCCAAGTGACGACGGGCAAGTGTAATCAGCTCGTTGTCTTGCTCGTTTAGTGCATGTTCATATTGCTCCATGGTACGTGTTCCTACCTCACTATCTCAGCGAGCAGTTCCGGAAACTCGCGCATGACCATTCCATCCGATTGCATACCAAAATGATTTTTATTCTCAAGGCTGATCAGCCGCCCGCCCAGATGCTCGGCATTATACTGAGCTGCCACATAGGGCACCCACTCATCATCGCGAGAATGTAATAAAACGATGTCAGCGCAATTATGCCGAATAGTCTCAAAGTCATAGGCACCCGAATAAAAATCCCCACCTGCTGCATCCACAAGGTGCGCACCGTTTGTGGCAACGAGGATAACCCGCTTAACTGGGCGGTCTGGTTGTTCGAGCCAGCGCAGTGCAGCCATCCCGCCGCGCGAGTGTCCGACCAGTATTGTTTCCTCATCAGGATGGACGGCATCAATATCGGCAAGCCAATCGGCGATACGAGGCACTTCTTCGGTAGTCAATGCGGGCACATTGCACTCAATAGTTCGCGCGGTACACTCGGCTTTGATCCATGGATACCACGCATCATCCGCTGTTTTATTTTTTCCGTGGAGTAGTACAACACGCGTCATGCGCTAAATTGCCTCAAGAAATCTAGTTTACCCGACTCGAGATGACGGATGTCCTCTATCTGGTATTTCATCATCACAAGTCGATCAATCCCACAACCGAACGCAAATCCCGTGTAAATCGTTGGGTCAATGTCAGCTTCTTTCAAAACGTTCGGATGAATCATACCGCAACCAAGCAGCTCAATCCACCCAGATTGGCTACAGATGTTGCAGCCCTGCTTGTCGCAAAAAGGACAGCTGAGCGCAAACTCAAAACTGGGTTCCGTAAACGGAAAATAAAAGGGGTTAACTCGCACTTCAAGCTGCCTGCCATAATA comes from the Candidatus Saccharimonas aalborgensis genome and includes:
- a CDS encoding GNAT family N-acetyltransferase; this translates as MYDAIHGVPRPGLPSLRHANEILRHFRHGNAAVAGIMGQRVVGLANYYTGGRGQSEAWLHGLAVDPDVRRQHVGTHMLGFILDHMKSSGASICKLESLPEAVGFYEANGFREHDETDDVNRLMTYSF
- a CDS encoding RBBP9/YdeN family alpha/beta hydrolase translates to MTRVVLLHGKNKTADDAWYPWIKAECTARTIECNVPALTTEEVPRIADWLADIDAVHPDEETILVGHSRGGMAALRWLEQPDRPVKRVILVATNGAHLVDAAGGDFYSGAYDFETIRHNCADIVLLHSRDDEWVPYVAAQYNAEHLGGRLISLENKNHFGMQSDGMVMREFPELLAEIVR
- a CDS encoding NADPH-dependent FMN reductase; this translates as MVKIVVVTGSVRPNSAGQQVVPYVVKKLQEKDAVVSVADLSKLALPFFDSALPPSMEGFSPEHQSVLQWTTMVKEADGVVLVSPEYNHSLSGVQKNAIDWIYKEWEGKPVAFVGYGFYAAKHAYQHLELMNEVLHMKLIEPIAGLQFMQDLAVDGAVQDDEAVSKKIDATVSALIAAC
- the pheT gene encoding phenylalanine--tRNA ligase subunit beta — its product is MKVSLNLIKQFTSINILVDELVATINNQLGGVEEVTELGVRYKNITIVKVVSCEKHPNADKLSVCKIDDGQSVRDVDRDVDGYVQVVCGAPNVHANMWAVWLPPHTTVPASYADAKPFVLEPREIRGVMSNGMLGAGDELAINSDHNGIIELREEDMPPHIGARGLATGQDFAEAMGLDDTIIDIENKMFTHRPDCFGQLGVAREIAGITGQPFHSPEWYTTLPSFLSANSFELTVTNQALTQVPRFMAVGFSGIEVKPSPLWLQCELIRLGSKAINNIVDVTNYVMLLTAQPTHAYDYDKLRGHALSARMANSGEKVTLLNGKTYELGSDDIVIADQEGPVGLAGIMGGSNSEVSDTTTSIVLEVATFDMYTVRKSSMRHGVFSDALTRFNKGQSPQQNPYVLNLLMMSIIDVAGGAQATEVVDAGQTITPSKAVVITPSFINNRLGLSLAKPQITTLLSNVEMRCDDEVSDDGDDAIVVLPPYWRMDIEVPEDVVEEVGRLYGFDALPRELPKRAGGVATRNKNRVLKQRIRQSLARAGANEVLTYSFVHEQVMKKAEQDASRAFRLGNAISPDLHLYRLSVLPSLLDKVHANIKNSYDEFVLFEIGKGHDKVSHLADDNGLPSEPEFVDAVYASKKPRQGAAYYMMRRLVSQLAKDLGLTLKLIPIDNADGIHAATVFAPARSARIESRQGEYIGIVGELKQSVRKAFKLPDYTAAMTLELAGIANAVELKRNNYQPLSRYPSTSQDISLKTAFSVPYEKIFHCVWSAATEKMAGIDIRLEPVAVYSAEDNTDKKTTTLHITFTSYDKTLTDQTINPVMDHIASCAKDELAAERV
- a CDS encoding cytidine/deoxycytidylate deaminase family protein, with the translated sequence MEQYEHALNEQDNELITLARRHLEQKYRKPLHTVAAALRMADGHIIMGLNFDHFSGSICAEVSALTHAMNRENYAVQTVVAVRRNTAGEYVVANMCGKCRQIFHDYVPQARIIVDSHGSVEVRSIEELLPLAFYRHREKINDAMQGVSDEEIVG
- a CDS encoding DUF2779 domain-containing protein gives rise to the protein MSEVSITKSDYMLSRVHPAWLWLKKHQLERLPPLTAQQQQRFDAGSAFEPLVEQRFAGAVDLGFSNWSSYRTLTERTREALDGGARTIFQGRFEHGPFTFICDIVDVVDQNVVDLYEIKSSTRVKPEHLYDLAFQLFVLEGAGYEARNISVIHVNPSFVRHGDIDPLELSSVTDVTEKVRALEVSTATAAAHALATVLRPTMPDPSPSLASRQGLRGWLEIHQTLWPSGEDSIYSSVLISPALLATCEELGISKLADIPPHLVERPALVAHIEAAKAGGINIDKQKIREWLSTLEYPLYFLDYETAAGVVPPYDGVKPYEQVPFQYSLHVLDSPDSEVRHAMYLHEMADMPAGQLVPHLLSSIGNNGSIVAWSMGFEQRCNETMARLVSEYSADLLALNERMRDPIELFYKGYYADIQLGGSASIKKVLPALVPELSYRNMAIADGAVAQKRWMEAVLSLSMDECERRVVFDELREYCALDTLAMVEIFRKLCEVSQ
- a CDS encoding RBBP9/YdeN family alpha/beta hydrolase, which gives rise to MKNAIIFHGTGESPDDQWFPWVKQQMEKAGYTVSVPNLPQMNQQPIAEMVSQVLPTLDLNEETVLIGHSAGAPFILSILEVSGQKIARALLIAGFYTEIDMGREPVLQPHYDWQKLAPLADYYMINSTNDPWKCDDTQGRLAFDKLGGTLIIKQDGHFGSASHQQEYKTFPLVAAIAIGAYQ